The Schistocerca gregaria isolate iqSchGreg1 chromosome 2, iqSchGreg1.2, whole genome shotgun sequence genome contains the following window.
actttcactagAGTGAAAGGTGCCCTAGACTTCGGGCAGTGTTACAGATCAGTTTGTAATCACATCCCAGCCCATACTACACTTTAACCCACTTTCCCACATTTTAAGTACCACAGAGTGATTTAGAGTCCTCTAGTTCTATGTTTAGTTAACTGCCTGTAACTGGTACACACAAAAATCTTTTGAGTCACCTCCAGTATTCAGTGAAATAAGGGAGCTCTAGATCACAACACATATTATTATGCAGGGGATTGAGAACCATACACATAAATCTCTCGCCATACTGTCAACCTTATAAATTCCTTTTTTATGCAGTTACCTAAAAtgtgtgcgtgcacacacacacacacagacagaaagacACAGATCTATAAAGGCACTTGTTCAATTACTGGCTAATATGAAGTTACATAGGATTATAATAAAAGTattataaaaacagaaataattttactaCTAGTCACAAAATTCCAATTGTTGTTAGGTAATGACATGAATCCTACCTATTTGCTGCAAGGTTGTAAGGGCATGCTGCAAACTGATCCAGTGTCACCCCTTTCCAGCTATCGCCTTTGTAGCACAAAGGCAGCTCTTCTCGAGTAGCTACATGACCACCACACCAGTGCCTTGAGTTTCGCCATGTGGCTCCCCGCTGTACATGACGAAATTCAGAAAGATATCGGCTAATTGGTTCTCTCAACAATGTGATGTAAAAATACCTGAAAAAATTATAATTGTCAGACAACACTTAATTCTATATAATAAATTAACTAAGAAACAGAAACTTTGCACTAACATACCGTCTTTTGACTTTATCACCTTCATTTTTGTCAAGTTCTGAATCCACACAACTAGTTAATTCTGTCCAGTCTGCGTGAAGCCCACATTTCCATCCCGTGGAGTACCTACTAAATAACCAAATTTCCTTGCGATTTGGGCGAAAACAATAACAGCGTTTCCTTTTCCTTTGACATGTGCATGGCCTCTCCAAATCCAAGTCTCTCACCAAGTGCCTTCCAAATGACGTACCTCCTGTCTTTTGAATGTGCAGAAAGACCATAACGTCATGAGCTTTCATATCAAACTGGAAATTTTCATTAAGAACATCATCGTAACTTAGGCCTGGATTTGATAATTTCGAACTCAGTGGTTCTGAATGAGTTTGCAAAGGTTTTCCTAAATTATCTTGAATAGGCGTGCGAAACGTCCACTCCGACCAAGCTGTTTCTCGTGACGAGAGTGCGCAAACTTGATCTGGACAGAAGTACCCAAAATAAACAATACCTGTCACCGCCAATAAGACACATACAAATACAAATGTGCGAAATTTACTTTTGGGGCGGGATTCCATTTTGATCTCATAAGTGACGGACTCACGAAGTAGAAGTGCAAAATCACTATCAAAAACCTGGACTTCGACACTTTTCTTTGCCATTTCTTTATGCAGTGATCTTCATAAAAAATCCAGCCATTACTAAACGTTATACGTTTATAGTTCTTTCCAGGCGTGTGAAAGTTCCTTTTCCTCTTGCAGGGGAGGACATGCTTTCCCTCTGATAAACTGCTTCAGTAATCACATAGTTTACGATACGGAAATGACTATTTACTTTTGACATAAAACATTGTCAGTACCACACAACACAACagcagatgacatctttgtgacgcCAATCAAAGATAACAACTGCTATGTGTTTGTACTACCCTTGGTAATACCGCCATGGTACTACCAGcgtataaatttattttatgcaatTCTTTTATTACTATTTGTGCGTAAATCGTCCAGAGTGTGAAACTATTTAATAATAAAGCCTTCTtgaagtgttaaatactgcgattatCTCACTGTAGGCTGACGGTGACAGATGAGAAATATGTCGTGAAAGTTCGTAGTAGTCTTTCGCTTGGTACACTTTGGAAATTTGAGTTTGCACGTGTATTTGTTTTGATTTTGCGTGTCGTCACTCTCGTGAAAGTTTCGCAGTGGAAAATGGTTCGAAAATTAAAATTTCACGAACAGAAACTCCTGAAGAAAGTTGACTTTATATCATGGGAAGCAGATAATAACATACATGAAGTTAAAGTCATGAGAAAATATTGTATTCGGAAGCGCGAGGATTACACAAAGTAAGTATGTTTTCAGGAAAAAATGTTCGTTGTGCACATTGTGTTggatttgtttaaattatttttctgCTTATTTTTAAAACACTCTGTCAGTCATAGCAGTACCCTGTTTTTAATTGTGTCCTGATGACTGTAGGTGACAAAATAGACGAAATACATCTTGCAGATGTTTTTTTAATCAAGTTCTGGAGAGTGTAAGCTTACTCATGATTTTTTCACCGATTGTACAGTGTTTCATTAGTTTATGCATTCAACATTATATGAGATCTTCTTCACCGTATGATTCACCACTACCAGTTTGACATCCGCTGCCGGAAGAAGCACCCCTCCAGACTTCTGCACTTGTGGGATTGGTCTTGTGAGCTAGAAATTGGTGTAGAGAAATATATTTAATCTTTTAGTCTATGGTAAAGTCATTGAATAAGATAATACCCATCTAATGTTGTCAGTTTCACATGAGATTTGAACCATactgaagtatatcaacaacagagaaaatatttgtactaattccaaTAACACAAATGTGCTTTAATACGCAAATCAGACTTCTGGCGTAATGTTTTTGTTAATACTATCATCTAACAGTTAATATACTTAAAAAATGGAAACTTAAGTCTGGTACTGTGTCTTCTTTTTGTTACCGAACCTATGTTAGATGATGTGTCCTTAACATCTGGTGTCAACAACAGATAGCCTAGTCTAGATTGAGTACTATGATGTACAAAACTGTAGttcaaatatttttcttaactAAGAAAAATACTGCTGATCATGCATAACTAAAAAAACTAGTGctcaattttaaataataaaataaagaaataaaatagaaatcaatcaataaataaaagaaataaataataaaacaaataattaaacataaATGTGTCTCGCCAACAAAATTGCTGATGTTTGTGTTTGTACCCACTATGTTCAGGAAATGTGAGCAAAAGTATATGTTTTACGATTGTCAACAAAACTTTTCTTGCACTCTGAAACATACTGGTTGTTTGTTGTGTGGGGGGTTTTCCATCATCACAGGGTGACAGTTACAGTAAGTTTTTCAGCAGTCAAAAGCTAACATAACAAGaactataaatataaataaattttatttatttattttagttttcagGTCTTTATTTCGAATTCTATTGATCCATGATGGGATGAATTGAAGGCTGTGGAATGTGGAATACcatcatgaaaaagaaagttgctactctccataCAGCGGAGATACTGTGTTGCAGATATGCACTACAAAAGACCATTACAAATAAACTTTCGACCAGCAAGGCCTTCGTCAtaagaaataacacacacacacacacacacacacacacacacacacacacacacacacacacacacacacacacacagagagagagagagagagagagagagagagagagagagagagagagagagagagtgtgtgtgtgtgtgtgtgtgtgtgtgtgtgtgtgtgtgtgtgtgtgtgtgtgtgcctgttgtCTACATTTgatactttttgttgtgcctatctgcgactcagcatctctgctatatggtgagtagcaacttcccttttcctGGACTTTTCCATTGTTTGGCGGTCGTGTTATAGATTGACTGGTGATCATACGAATTGAGCTGTTTAACATCTTTAAAACTTTGTCACAAGTGGGGCAGCTAATAGACGTAACACTGAATGCCCACCAATGAGAACTCTGTGAATTCTACACTTATTTTCTTTTGAAAACATTTAATTCGCACTATTATAACAATTATCTGTGTGATGAAATGTCAGCAAATGTTACATTACCAACACTTATTTATAAAATTGCAATAAAAAACCATCACAGGTGGAACAAAATTGCCATACGCGGAAGTCATGTGAAGTAGTCTCTGTTTTAAATTATAGATGATTCAGTAAGTAACATACTTAGTCATCACTTTATATAATAatgtaaatacatttaaaaatatagaaataaatgtGTAGGCAAGTTTTGCTATCTATCAATAATATAAATTTCAGTACTTAAGTCCTGAATATCCAATTATTGTAGTTTTAAAAAAATCCACCACAAAAAAAGCTATGCAGGTGACTATTCACCCACTTTCAAAAAGTGCAAATTACGTGAAAAATCATAATGTAAGGTGTTATTAACATGTTTGATGTTTGTATTGGGAGAATAGGAAGAACTTGTTCAAAGTGTGTGTAGGGTATCTCCTTCTCATCAACTTTGAGCACCTTCTCTGTGTCCCGTATAGATCTTATAGACAAAGGTTATCTTCATTCCTTAGTTTTTCTTCAATAATCCTCTGTGAAATTGCAGTATAACTGTATTtggctgatttccttcttgcaatttgaaacttgaacaaaataaatattcttggCATAATCTTTTCCATTGCTGATTCCAAATCTGTATCTTGTTCAAAATGCGTGTGTCTGTGTCTTCAAGATATGATTGTTCATCTCTCGGAATCTATGTAGAAGAGAGAATGTACACTGGGTGTAAGTTGAAACACTTGATTTCATTATCTGGCTATTCTTTCTAAAGAAAAGCTTCCTTTACTGCCTTGTTCATACGATGTTTCTGCAAGCCAAGTCTTTTCTTAGTTGCTAGATCTGCAATAGCTTTGACAGCCATCATACCAGAtaaccacctgctgatttttgtcacttgtgaaaaagtttaatattttgtaaatactttaggattaagGGAGGCCACTTACCAAAAAGCAGAAGTGTTttgtcaagaacaaagttgacaaCCCACTGGCACAATATGCAGTTGAGCACAAAATGTCCAATTTAAAAGGCACAATCTGAGCTAtcaggatccttccctccaccacctgcttctctgaactacacagatgggcacagagcaggcccagggaggggtgattgcctgcacTTTAATCTTCCCAGTTCCCAGTTGGTCCCTCGTATCAGGAGTTAggaaggtgtgaacaatcacctaaggtggttgAGCGCCATTCTGAGCGGGGCCCTCAGTTGGAAGGAGTGTGCCAtcagagacactggcaatcatggaggATTTTTTTGCAATTAGGCACTCAACATCTCAGTCAACATCTActaaatgtaaacagaatgaggctaaaggTTCAAAGATTCTCCCATCTGCACCTCGTCTCTTTGTGGTATCAAGTACAAAAGTAGGTCAGCCCTTTGCTATggttaatctgtttattattcagaaaggtgctgaTGCAGTGCAGGCCCTATGAAATCCTGTTCTCACTTACATAATGGGACTTTGTGTGTGGAGACTGATTGTGATTTTCAATCTCAACAACTGCTTACACCTTCACTTCATGATGCCTGTCCTGTTCATGTCAAGGCCCATCAAATGCTGAATTCtttccatggtgttatttacacttggCTGCTATATGGTCTGGccgagggagaaatccaaacttctCTCTCTGATCAGTGCGTCACTACAGCCCATCAGCTAATGAAGAAAGTTGATGCAAGCTTAGTGCCTACATAACACTCTTTTTCTCACACTcgatttagttttgcttccattgaaGATTAAGGCAGGCAATGAAGTAATCACTGTCTGACTACATTCCAAACCAAGTGCATTGCTACTATTGTCAAAGTTATAACCACATGCATATGTCCTGTCAAAACATGGCCAAATGTATTACTTGTGGTAGAGATGCTCGTGAGGGCAATTGCTCGCCTCCTTTTCCCCACATTATCAATTGTAATGGTGACCATTCCACCTTAGCCCATGAGTGCCTGTGTACCTCAGTGAATGGGCCATCTAGAAGATCCAAGTGAAGGAAAAAATACCCTACCATGTGGCTCGCAATTTGTTTGCTAGTTGAAAGccctgcattttaccatccggcagttatagtactgttcttgctactccGCACTCCATGAAGGTCTTGGCCATGCAGACTTGCTACCTGCAATTTAGTACTGCAGTTGTGAAATTGCCCGGTATCACAGTAGCATCCCCGTCTCTCCCTCCTCCAGCTGCACAACATGTGACCTACTACACAACTGACAGGCTGGAAATACCCCCACGAAGACTgtttacatccctccagccaacaaactctTGAGTTTCATCTACCAACCATAAAGGCTCTAAGAAATCGAACAGAGGCAGTCTTCTGTTTCCTCAATTCAGTGGTGTCGCCGTGTGATACCCTCACCCAGTTGACTTCTATTTCACGAATGTGCACTGCCTACCATTTTTCTTTCCTGGAATCTGCAAGCCGACCTAGGGAGATTGCTGACGCCTCTAGGTTTCATGGAACAGGAtccttcaaaggctggcacttggcagctgctGAGGTGGCTATCTTTCATTTGTTCCCTCCTCCCCGTTCCACATTATGACTTTTTTCTCCAATGGAACATTTGTGGAAATTATATCCAACAAGGATGAATTACAGCTGCTCTTGGACTCGGAGCATCTGCTTattttctgcctccaggaaacaaaattgtctcCTCACAACTGCTTTGACCTCTTGTGTTTCCTTCCAGTAGTCCTTGACCTTCTCCCTGAGGATGACATTCCATCTCATGGAGGAATCATGCTGCTCTTATGGGATGATGTCGATAGCCAAAACATCTCATTGAACAACCACCTGGAAGCTGTTGCAGTCgaaatttttcttcttcgtttcaccttttctctttgtaggGTCTACACCCCTCCATCGTTCGCTATCACCAGGCCAGACTTACTCCAGTTTATTGGTTAGctccctcacctctttttgctgcTTGGCAATTTTAATGCCCATCATCACCTTTGGGGCTCTTTGAGAACCTGTCTGAGAGGTTCCCTCTTGGCCAACCTTCTCAGTCAACTCAACCTCATCTGTATTAACActagagcacccactttcctttccaacTCCATGCACATCTATTCCTATTTGGACCTCTAggcctgcactgcccagcttgcccatcatctcaagtggtccattctctctgacacatacgtgagtgaccatttcccatgcACTATCCATTTCCTAATTCCTACCCCATTTGCATGTAAAGCCAATTGGCAGCTTTTTAAGGCTGACTGCTAACTTTGTTCCTCCCTGGAACCTTTGAGGAACAATATTTCCCCAGTTGGCCAAGTAGAGCATCATACGAATGTTATCCTTACTGCCGCCGAATGTTCCATACCTCACACTTCATATGTACCACAGCTTGTTGTGGTTCCCTAGAGGACTGAGGCATGCCATGTTGCAGATTGCATATGGGGATGTGCTATCCGCATTTTTAACGAATGTACTATGATAGCAAactgtatatattgtaaacagtcttttgcgcagtgtcatcacattcttcaggatagcaaaagaaAGAGCTGGGTTTCATTTACTAGTTttattaacagttccactccctcttctgttATGTGGGGCAACTTTCatcagctctctgggaccaagctCCATTCTCTGATTTCTCGCCTGACCATAGTAGATGATGCCATTGTGGATCCTGTTGCTATCTCAAATACCTTGGGCCACTGTTTTGCGGAGATCTCGAGCTGCACCCACTATCACCCCACCTTCCTCCTTCAGAAATGAGCGAAGGAGGCTCGGGTGATATCCTTCTCCTCTGAGTCATAACTGCTACAATGCTGTCTTTACTATGAAGCAGTTGAACCATGCTCTAACTTCATCTCGATCTTCTGCCCCAGGGCTGGACAGtgataacattcagatgttgcagcaccttcctcTTGCAGGccagtatttttctccttcataCATACAGTCGCATTTTGGCAGATGGCTCATTTCCCAGATACttgcatgaagccactgtcatacccatacctaagccaggTAAGGATAATCTTCTAGCTACCATCTACTTTTTCTCAACATCTGTAATTGCaaggtgattttattttatttattttacatgtctagttccgtaagaccaaattgaggatcaaatctccaTGGCCGTGGAataagtcagtacatgaaattacaacagaaaagtaataacacataaaataaaatgtttgcgaATCCTAAAAAGACATCAagctataagtttatgtaaacTCAATCAACAATATACCACAggaatcaccttaatttttcaaggaactccttgacagaataggagtgacccatgagaaaactcttcagtttggatttaaAAGTGcttggattactgttaagattttttatttcttgtagtcACTTACTGAAAATGGATTCAGTAGAATACAGCACCAAGAGGTTCGCAAACCTACACCACTTATTGTTCgaaccacctgtttctgagccaaaaataccctttgagaatgggaagagttacccagaatataataccataccccatgtaagaatgaaaatagcaaagaTTACTTTTCATGTCGaactgtcacttacttcagatactgttctaatagtaaaaatggtagcattgagtctttgaacaagatcctggacacggGTCTTCCACAACAGTTTATCATCtgtctgaatacctagaaatttgaactgtacagTCACACTAATCACATTCCCActctgtgtgttggggggggggatcaggttttgttgagttgtgtgttagaaacttagaaactgtaaaaactgggtctttCTGTGATTTAGCTTGAGCTCATTTTCTGCAAGCCATTAACTTGTGTTTTGAACTGCCCTATTTGAAGCAGTGTCAACATTGAACACAATATCCAtttgattagattcagtttttgttccatagacccaaaaaatgagataattctcgtgggtgtggaacatgtcagaaagtataacataaaacatttgaatatagtacTTACTACTCAGGATGCactattgttatgcactattaacaaatttatcatacctaatcttgactgttgtgaccaagtgctgtcaaaactgaaatctaacagacatttttacttaagctggcttaacggtctctgttacgatattcatctatagagtagaaggagctgcctatcaaaaagtctttcaaactctgtgttttatctgaaaccaagtttttaatggttgctggcaatttattgaaaatatgtgttcctgaatattgaacCCCTTttaggaccaaggtaagtgattttaggtctttatgtagatcatTTCTTATTCTTGGTATTGGTATTATGCATTGAGCTATTcgttggaaatacttgtaacaaatttcattaaggaataaatgtgctGTGTTTAGAATACAAAatttcttgaacaggtttctacctgatgatcttgaatttacaccacaaatgattcttattacacacttttgcaccctaaaaacttttgctcagtttgaggAGTTGCCTCATAATATGATCCCTTACGGcataatagaatgaaaataagcaaagtatgcaagttacatatatatatatatatatatatatatatatctcctacACCagctgctgagtggtcagcgcagtggtctgtcatgccaaggggcccgggttcaattccaggctgggtcggagattttatccactgggtgttgtgttttcctcattatcatttcatcatcatcagtggaaggcaatgggaaaccaccactggaatcacttcccttggCACTCATGCGGCTTACCtttctgacgaggcttccgccacgacaaacctgccgtaaggcagaacgcgaagttttttttaatacacctgacgtcattctcactga
Protein-coding sequences here:
- the LOC126329999 gene encoding heparan-sulfate 6-O-sulfotransferase 2, translating into MAKKSVEVQVFDSDFALLLRESVTYEIKMESRPKSKFRTFVFVCVLLAVTGIVYFGYFCPDQVCALSSRETAWSEWTFRTPIQDNLGKPLQTHSEPLSSKLSNPGLSYDDVLNENFQFDMKAHDVMVFLHIQKTGGTSFGRHLVRDLDLERPCTCQRKRKRCYCFRPNRKEIWLFSRYSTGWKCGLHADWTELTSCVDSELDKNEGDKVKRRYFYITLLREPISRYLSEFRHVQRGATWRNSRHWCGGHVATREELPLCYKGDSWKGVTLDQFAACPYNLAANRQTRMLADLALVGCYNMSYMSPVERDRVMLASAKKNLASMAFFGLTEYQKIAQYVFEETFNLRFAVPFEQHNATVSSVTLSMIRQDQLETIRRLNDLDLELYSFAKALMFQRFDRLKSKDPLFKERFAHLGELPGRQSDSFDWDQVIYDDNNITQK